The following are from one region of the Magallana gigas chromosome 6, xbMagGiga1.1, whole genome shotgun sequence genome:
- the LOC117689392 gene encoding uncharacterized protein: MTVNQVLALLAALTLVFTFADVLINRNCFTDLKMNVKLERHLYLENLEIPGSLFRQNQMAGNPSMPVYQWNGTFSESDVCNHPEAINRNRLYFYGYYPMFLYSKFQDRLVSGLIINTGEWKPILSKAILDVLARNHDMLFIDIGGGLGMLSLDVRKKGFDVLLVDPSVSNVQRFCASVKLNGVLDSVSIVLNPLSSRHEHVQMVAEDDRISEWFVADNNPLKVAQTNSSRYITKDNVKAATLDDLLYLPELNSDRDLVLHLDTAGYDIHILRGGESFFEIKRIKAIFMDWTYNSDSEYSGDIIKFMMVREFRPFDLNFRISLIEKPQSQWPDTLVWMHGSYKT; this comes from the coding sequence ATGACGGTCAACCAGGTACTTGCTCTACTGGCGGCTCTGACCCTAGTTTTCACTTTTGCGGATGTCTTGATAAATCGGAATTGTTTCACAGATctaaaaatgaatgtaaaattgGAAAGACACTTATACTTAGAAAACTTGGAGATTCCAGGGAGTTTATTTCGTCAAAACCAAATGGCTGGAAATCCGTCAATGCCTGTATATCAGTGGAATGGAACATTTTCAGAAAGTGATGTTTGTAATCATCCTGAGGCAATAAATCGCAACCGTTTGTATTTTTATGGATATTATCCGATGTTTCTTTATTCTAAATTTCAGGATCGTTTAGTGTCAGGGTTAATCATAAATACAGGTGAATGGAAACCCATCTTAAGTAAAGCTATTTTAGATGTTTTGGCACGAAACCATGATATGCTATTTATCGACATCGGTGGAGGACTTGGAATGCTTTCATTGGATGTGAGAAAAAAAGGTTTCGATGTGCTCCTTGTGGATCCTAGCGTTTCTAATGTCCAGCGATTCTGTGCTTCCGTCAAATTAAATGGCGTTTTAGATTCCGTTTCCATCGTGTTAAACCCTCTTTCATCCCGTCATGAACACGTTCAGATGGTGGCTGAGGATGACAGGATAAGTGAATGGTTTGTTGCTGATAACAATCCGCTAAAAGTAGCCCAGACAAATAGTTCACGCTACATAACGAAAGACAATGTTAAAGCTGCTACACTGGATGATCTCTTGTACTTACCAGAGCTGAATTCCGACAGGGACTTGGTGCTACATCTAGATACTGCTGGATATGATATACACATTCTCAGAGGAGGAGAAtctttctttgaaataaaaagaattaaagcaATCTTCATGGACTGGACATACAACAGTGATTCTGAATACAGTGGAGATATTATCAAATTTATGATGGTTAGAGAATTTAGACCATTTGATTTAAACTTTCGAATATCTCTCATTGAGAAACCACAATCCCAGTGGCCAGATACATTAGTTTGGATGCATGGAAGTTACAAAACGTAA